The following proteins are encoded in a genomic region of Acidobacteriota bacterium:
- the smpB gene encoding SsrA-binding protein SmpB, giving the protein MDREERKKDARAAAKNSGTRPIATNRRALHEYFVEEKFEAGLALTGSEVKSLREGKASLQDGYVAVEGGEAWLWNVHVPPYGAASYNNVDAKRKRKLLLHKREIVRLASKIQKSGATCIPLTLYFKGARVKVEIALVTGKKLHDKRETIRRREAEREARSAMKDARAPRR; this is encoded by the coding sequence CTGGACCGCGAGGAGCGGAAGAAGGACGCGCGCGCCGCCGCGAAGAACTCGGGGACGCGCCCGATCGCGACGAACCGGCGCGCGCTCCACGAGTACTTCGTCGAGGAGAAGTTCGAGGCCGGCCTCGCGCTCACGGGCAGCGAGGTCAAGTCGCTGCGCGAAGGGAAAGCGAGCCTGCAGGACGGCTACGTCGCCGTCGAGGGCGGCGAGGCCTGGCTCTGGAACGTCCACGTGCCGCCGTACGGCGCCGCGAGCTACAACAACGTCGACGCGAAGAGGAAGAGGAAGCTCCTCCTCCACAAGCGCGAGATCGTGCGGCTCGCCTCGAAGATCCAGAAGTCGGGCGCGACGTGCATCCCGCTGACGCTGTACTTCAAGGGCGCGCGCGTGAAGGTCGAGATCGCGCTCGTCACGGGCAAGAAGCTGCACGACAAGCGCGAGACGATCCGCCGCCGGGAGGCCGAGCGCGAGGCTCGCTCCGCGATGAAGGACGCGCGCGCGCCGAGGCGCTGA
- a CDS encoding sigma-70 family RNA polymerase sigma factor, which translates to MPTPDDRLEEILHEYGGLLRRAIERLAPGRSGVLADDVEQEARIRVWRALQSGTEITSPPSYLCRVALTATVDAIRTARSHREEPLEAARTGNEASTAEGPPSLNLSPEAEVLQKERFDVLRLAVDSLAEPRRSAVRLHLRGFRPDEVGRIMGWSPAKARNLAYRGLESLRSELRRREGNDGTAP; encoded by the coding sequence ATGCCGACACCGGACGATCGCTTGGAGGAGATCCTGCACGAGTACGGCGGCCTTCTGCGGCGCGCCATCGAGCGGCTTGCGCCCGGCCGTTCCGGAGTCCTCGCGGACGACGTCGAGCAGGAAGCCCGGATTCGCGTCTGGAGAGCTCTTCAAAGTGGGACGGAAATCACAAGCCCTCCGTCTTATCTCTGCAGGGTGGCTCTCACCGCGACCGTGGACGCAATCCGGACAGCCAGGAGCCACAGGGAGGAACCGCTGGAAGCCGCGCGCACTGGCAACGAGGCATCGACAGCTGAAGGCCCCCCTTCGCTGAACCTCAGCCCCGAGGCCGAGGTGCTGCAGAAGGAGAGGTTCGATGTGCTGCGACTTGCGGTCGACTCGCTGGCCGAGCCCCGCCGGTCCGCGGTTCGGCTCCACCTCCGCGGTTTTCGGCCCGACGAGGTCGGCCGGATCATGGGCTGGAGTCCGGCGAAGGCGCGCAACCTCGCGTACCGCGGCCTCGAAAGCCTGAGGTCGGAGCTCCGCAGAAGGGAAGGGAACGATGGAACCGCGCCCTGA
- a CDS encoding DUF4390 domain-containing protein, with product MRTRPGPTASLLLGTLLAFAGTASAQAPPAAEVPGVSSWLTGRELHVEAKLSPGLPEAVRQRLASGLPTTVGWTIRLFVFRNLWWDALKDERLYAVTATYRPDTSDYLVERRLDARLLDTQVVPARDEAAAALSRVPGLPVFTMGDHLLGKKLVVRLRCRYGSGVALGVVPTSDETDWARSGIFEWTAASAR from the coding sequence GTGCGCACGCGCCCCGGGCCGACGGCCTCCCTCCTCCTCGGAACCCTTCTCGCCTTCGCCGGAACGGCGTCCGCCCAGGCTCCTCCCGCCGCCGAGGTTCCGGGCGTCTCGAGCTGGCTGACGGGCCGCGAGCTCCACGTCGAGGCGAAGCTCTCCCCGGGTCTGCCAGAGGCGGTGCGCCAGCGCCTCGCGTCCGGGCTCCCGACGACCGTCGGGTGGACGATCCGCCTCTTCGTCTTCCGCAACCTCTGGTGGGACGCGCTGAAGGACGAGCGCCTCTACGCCGTGACGGCGACGTACCGGCCCGACACGTCCGACTACCTCGTCGAGCGGCGCCTCGACGCACGCCTCCTCGACACGCAGGTCGTCCCGGCACGGGACGAAGCCGCCGCGGCGCTCTCCCGCGTGCCGGGCCTGCCCGTCTTCACGATGGGCGACCACCTTCTCGGCAAGAAGCTCGTCGTGCGCCTGCGCTGCCGCTACGGCAGCGGGGTCGCGCTCGGCGTCGTGCCGACGAGCGACGAGACCGACTGGGCACGGTCGGGGATCTTCGAATGGACGGCGGCGAGCGCCCGCTGA
- the lpxC gene encoding UDP-3-O-[3-hydroxymyristoyl] N-acetylglucosamine deacetylase, translating into MLLQTTLARPVRLSGIGLHSGRHVHAVLRPAGANHGIVFWRTDVDAFVPAIAEAAGRFDHATSLGERGRDVSTVEHLLSAAVGAGLDNVLVEVDGPEIPILDGSALPWLEAFSKAGIAPLAALRAPFTPSRVLSLTAAGGKKLEIRPARDLRVTYTIDFPNPAVGRQSLTVMLSPETYATHVAPARTFGFLSEYELLKQHGLARGASPENCIVVGEDRVENGDLRFPDEFVRHKVLDLLGDLALVGRPVTGHVVAHKAGHAMHASLAALLREEVRAEQHAPSRAPAAAARHVNR; encoded by the coding sequence ATGCTTCTGCAGACCACGCTTGCCCGGCCGGTCCGGCTCTCGGGAATCGGCCTCCACAGCGGCCGCCACGTCCACGCCGTGCTCCGTCCCGCGGGGGCGAACCACGGGATCGTGTTCTGGCGCACCGACGTGGACGCGTTCGTCCCCGCCATCGCCGAAGCCGCGGGCCGCTTCGATCACGCGACGTCGCTCGGCGAGCGCGGCCGCGACGTGAGCACCGTCGAGCACCTTCTCTCGGCCGCCGTCGGCGCCGGGCTCGACAACGTTCTCGTCGAGGTCGACGGGCCCGAGATCCCGATCCTCGACGGGAGCGCGCTGCCGTGGCTCGAAGCCTTCTCGAAGGCCGGCATCGCCCCGCTCGCGGCGCTGCGTGCGCCGTTCACGCCTTCGCGCGTTCTGTCGCTGACCGCGGCAGGCGGCAAGAAGCTCGAGATCCGGCCCGCGCGCGACCTGCGCGTGACGTACACGATCGACTTCCCGAACCCGGCCGTCGGGCGCCAGTCGCTCACCGTCATGCTCTCGCCCGAGACGTACGCGACGCACGTCGCGCCCGCGCGCACGTTCGGATTCCTGTCCGAGTACGAGCTCTTGAAGCAGCACGGCCTCGCCCGCGGCGCCTCGCCCGAGAACTGCATCGTCGTCGGCGAGGACCGTGTCGAGAACGGCGACCTGCGCTTCCCGGACGAGTTCGTCCGCCACAAGGTTCTCGACCTGCTCGGCGACCTCGCGCTCGTGGGGCGCCCCGTCACCGGCCACGTGGTCGCGCACAAGGCCGGGCACGCGATGCACGCCAGCCTCGCCGCGCTCCTCCGCGAAGAGGTCCGCGCGGAGCAGCACGCGCCTTCCCGCGCCCCCGCGGCCGCAGCCCGTCACGTAAACCGCTAA
- a CDS encoding HD domain-containing protein — translation MLAPEEEKYYQDFLSVVAQKWRPAKAAFYTLDPGGAVFRLKAQFGFTRGDRLADRMGRNEPLVNQIYEHREPTFINNVNQAGRLADAMIQSTSTRMLVAPLYLDGRIMGLVDIRDKAGRVAFSHDDALELADLLRRFAVELRRLSDARAIGSILREPPPVVERPLDPPTPTPAMPGPLEKTSGFASIPAGTSGVYRRAPQPPSVSEPVDTALPGVAVRTLRLVEETLARGGAQRLAAAPAGGLSPREAEFVQLYLPTCLNYDEVEVAAVSSFLPSVGIVTVTSRRPLDADVVPALTENLEKIFAKTAVPFAFTREPVVRPLDAPGEGRPVRRADIAAIQSSVLDSSPEGVVLFSLLYRHGPNPEAREALRSAHVVLRNVLAGTRGETRFRESYRGLVNKLLEPGLLKRTALKTHSFNVGRMARKLAVQIGVAPMDVEQITVAAILHDVGLRELNYDTLYAKRTLTDEELTLLKTHPRVGAYLVEDIPWPYPVAPLIKHHHERWDGGGYPDGLRGEQIPLGSRIIHLCEAFDAMTAPTSYRAVLSDYQALDIIESKAGTQFDPELAPEFKRMVESPSD, via the coding sequence GTGCTCGCGCCCGAGGAAGAAAAGTATTACCAGGACTTCCTCTCCGTGGTCGCCCAGAAGTGGCGCCCGGCGAAGGCGGCGTTCTACACGCTCGACCCGGGCGGGGCGGTCTTCCGTCTGAAGGCGCAGTTCGGGTTCACGCGCGGCGACCGGCTCGCGGACCGCATGGGGCGCAACGAGCCGCTCGTCAACCAGATCTACGAGCACCGCGAGCCCACGTTCATCAACAACGTGAACCAGGCGGGCCGCCTCGCGGACGCCATGATCCAGTCGACGTCGACGCGCATGCTCGTCGCGCCGCTCTACCTCGACGGGCGGATCATGGGTCTCGTCGACATCCGCGACAAGGCGGGCCGGGTCGCCTTTTCGCACGACGACGCGCTCGAGCTGGCCGACCTGCTCCGGCGTTTCGCCGTCGAGCTCCGCCGCCTCAGCGACGCGAGAGCCATCGGCTCGATCCTCCGCGAGCCGCCCCCGGTCGTCGAGCGGCCGCTCGACCCGCCGACGCCCACTCCGGCCATGCCGGGGCCCCTCGAGAAGACGTCCGGGTTCGCGTCCATCCCGGCCGGGACGTCGGGCGTCTATCGCCGCGCGCCGCAGCCGCCCTCCGTCTCCGAGCCGGTCGACACCGCGCTGCCCGGTGTGGCGGTGCGCACGCTGCGCCTCGTCGAGGAGACGCTCGCGCGCGGCGGCGCCCAGCGCCTCGCGGCGGCTCCGGCCGGCGGACTCTCGCCGCGCGAGGCCGAATTCGTCCAGCTCTACCTTCCGACCTGCCTGAACTACGACGAGGTCGAGGTCGCGGCCGTGTCGTCGTTCCTGCCCTCCGTCGGGATCGTGACCGTCACGTCGCGCCGCCCGCTGGACGCCGACGTCGTCCCGGCGCTCACGGAGAACCTCGAGAAGATCTTCGCGAAGACGGCGGTGCCGTTCGCCTTCACGCGCGAACCGGTGGTCCGGCCGCTCGACGCGCCCGGGGAGGGGCGGCCCGTGCGCCGCGCGGACATCGCGGCGATCCAGTCCTCCGTCCTCGACAGCTCGCCGGAGGGCGTCGTCCTCTTCTCGCTCCTGTATCGGCACGGGCCGAACCCCGAGGCGCGCGAAGCGCTCCGCTCGGCTCACGTCGTCCTGCGCAACGTCCTCGCCGGGACGCGCGGGGAGACGCGTTTCCGCGAGAGCTATCGCGGCCTCGTCAACAAGCTCCTCGAGCCCGGACTCCTCAAGCGCACGGCGCTCAAAACGCACTCGTTCAACGTCGGACGCATGGCGCGCAAGCTCGCCGTCCAGATCGGCGTCGCGCCCATGGACGTCGAGCAGATCACCGTGGCCGCGATCCTCCACGACGTCGGGCTGCGCGAGCTGAACTACGACACGCTGTACGCGAAGCGCACGCTCACGGACGAGGAGCTCACGCTCCTGAAGACTCACCCGCGCGTCGGGGCCTACCTCGTCGAGGACATCCCGTGGCCGTACCCGGTCGCGCCCCTCATCAAGCACCACCACGAGCGCTGGGACGGCGGCGGATACCCGGACGGCCTGCGCGGCGAGCAGATTCCGCTCGGCTCGCGCATCATCCACCTGTGCGAGGCCTTCGACGCGATGACGGCGCCCACGTCCTATCGGGCGGTGCTCTCGGACTACCAGGCGCTCGACATCATCGAGTCGAAAGCGGGCACGCAGTTCGACCCCGAGCTCGCGCCCGAGTTCAAGCGCATGGTCGAGAGCCCCTCGGACTGA
- a CDS encoding zf-HC2 domain-containing protein — protein MEPRPEDLEELEALWRRGAVPTGPCPSSGVLARGAAGELPHAERAAFAEHVASCETCAEIVRLFPDVKSWADRASTRLGAARPKMSFRTLWPLAAAAVVVLAAGLVVVSRFRPAGSPSYRAGAAVELRSLLEPDRPLPRAAFRLRWTPGPAGSRYSVLVAKEDLTPVARAEGLTVPEFLVEDRLLADLPTGSNVVWNVRSTSPDSPGLSSPTFVTTVE, from the coding sequence ATGGAACCGCGCCCTGAAGATCTCGAGGAGCTCGAAGCCCTCTGGCGGCGCGGCGCCGTCCCGACCGGGCCCTGCCCGTCCTCCGGGGTTCTCGCGCGCGGAGCCGCCGGCGAGCTCCCGCACGCGGAACGAGCGGCCTTCGCGGAGCACGTCGCCTCGTGCGAGACGTGCGCGGAGATCGTCCGTCTCTTTCCGGACGTGAAGAGCTGGGCGGACCGCGCCTCGACCCGCCTCGGTGCCGCGCGGCCGAAGATGTCGTTCCGGACCCTCTGGCCGCTGGCCGCGGCGGCGGTCGTCGTCCTCGCTGCCGGGCTCGTGGTCGTGAGCCGCTTCCGCCCGGCAGGTTCGCCTTCGTATCGTGCGGGCGCCGCCGTGGAGCTCCGGTCTCTTCTGGAACCCGATCGCCCGCTCCCGCGCGCCGCCTTCCGCCTCCGATGGACGCCCGGACCCGCTGGCTCCCGCTACTCGGTTCTCGTCGCAAAAGAAGATCTGACGCCGGTCGCGCGCGCCGAGGGCCTCACGGTGCCCGAGTTCCTCGTCGAGGACCGTCTCCTCGCGGATCTCCCTACGGGTTCCAACGTCGTCTGGAACGTCCGGTCGACATCACCTGATTCACCTGGCCTCTCTTCTCCGACGTTCGTGACGACCGTGGAGTGA
- a CDS encoding sigma-54-dependent Fis family transcriptional regulator — MSAARVLVCDDEPGIRETLGQILDDEGYSVDAVGLGQDAVRRALGDAPPDAVLLDVWLPDGDGLAVLDRLRAGGFAGPVIMISGHGTVETAVGAVKRGADDFLEKPLALERVLLTLEKALERTRLARERDDLKRELASRDARAAEGEVLLGESAAMSRLKSEITRAGASDARVLITGESGTGKELVARALHRASPRAAGPFVEVNGAAIPEELIESELFGHVKGSFTGAFEDRKGKWEQADGGTLFLDEIGDMSPRTQAKILRAIQDGKITRVGGTKTVATDVRIVAATNRDLPAMIRAGTFREDLYFRLAVVPLVVPPLAERPEDVPLLVAHFAESVARRRGRRAKTFEPAALDALATRRWPGNVRELQNLVERVLLMTPGPSVRLADLPPVEGAPRTVSGSHAAEEIVGTLPLAEAREAFEKRYLARVLAETKGNVSRAAERLGLDRTTLHRKMKSLGLDGEKGAD, encoded by the coding sequence ATGAGCGCGGCGCGCGTCCTCGTCTGCGACGACGAGCCCGGGATCCGCGAGACGCTCGGGCAGATCCTCGACGACGAAGGCTACTCCGTCGACGCGGTCGGCCTCGGGCAGGACGCCGTCCGGCGGGCGCTGGGCGACGCGCCGCCCGACGCCGTCCTCCTCGACGTCTGGCTGCCGGACGGGGACGGACTCGCGGTCCTCGACCGGCTCCGCGCGGGCGGATTCGCCGGCCCCGTCATCATGATCTCCGGCCACGGCACGGTCGAGACGGCGGTCGGGGCCGTCAAGCGCGGGGCGGACGACTTCCTCGAGAAGCCGCTCGCCCTCGAGCGCGTCCTCCTGACGCTCGAGAAGGCGCTCGAGCGCACACGCCTCGCGCGCGAGCGCGACGACCTCAAGCGCGAGCTCGCGAGCCGCGACGCGCGAGCCGCAGAGGGGGAGGTCCTCCTCGGCGAGAGCGCCGCGATGTCGCGCCTGAAGTCCGAGATCACCCGGGCGGGCGCCTCGGACGCGCGCGTCCTCATCACGGGCGAGAGCGGGACGGGCAAGGAGCTCGTCGCGCGGGCGCTGCATCGCGCCTCGCCGCGCGCCGCGGGCCCGTTCGTCGAGGTCAACGGCGCTGCGATCCCCGAGGAGCTCATCGAGAGCGAGCTCTTCGGCCACGTGAAGGGGTCGTTCACGGGAGCCTTCGAGGACCGCAAGGGCAAGTGGGAACAGGCCGACGGCGGGACGCTCTTCCTCGACGAGATCGGCGACATGTCGCCCCGCACGCAGGCAAAGATTCTGCGCGCGATCCAGGACGGAAAGATCACGCGCGTCGGCGGCACGAAGACGGTGGCGACGGACGTGCGGATCGTTGCGGCGACGAACCGCGACCTCCCCGCGATGATCCGGGCCGGCACGTTCCGCGAGGACCTCTACTTCCGGCTCGCCGTCGTCCCCCTCGTCGTTCCGCCGCTCGCCGAGCGGCCCGAGGACGTCCCGCTCCTCGTGGCCCACTTCGCGGAGTCGGTCGCCCGGAGGCGCGGGCGGCGCGCGAAGACGTTCGAGCCGGCCGCGCTCGACGCGCTCGCGACGCGGCGCTGGCCCGGCAACGTCCGCGAGCTTCAGAACCTCGTCGAACGCGTCCTCCTCATGACGCCCGGTCCCTCCGTGCGACTCGCGGACCTGCCGCCCGTGGAGGGCGCGCCCCGCACCGTCTCCGGTTCGCACGCCGCCGAGGAGATCGTGGGCACGCTCCCGCTGGCCGAGGCGCGCGAGGCGTTCGAGAAGCGTTACCTCGCGCGCGTCCTCGCCGAGACGAAGGGCAACGTGTCGCGCGCGGCCGAGCGCCTCGGCCTCGACCGCACGACGCTCCACCGCAAGATGAAGTCCCTCGGCCTCGACGGCGAGAAGGGCGCCGACTAG
- a CDS encoding HAMP domain-containing protein, translating to MDGGERPLTESVPPVPPYRWTRDNRILLGIGLVLGAAFAGGYALVLRTRDLTAAAATNRVLIFVLFYIVVVLILVLLFVLVRNGVKLVLESRRGVFGSRFRARVVAAYVGLALLPISLLILPTTGLLQKSVERWFAPPVENTIRAGRQVADLVRARSAALERRTADRLLPRLAAAPEKDLVALLSSAREESGVDYLEWRQPGAPPVAVSSPRWPVRDVADAAADWVADAKARGVSRRIEATHDGGQTGRSLFASPSGTLLVGTFEPPAEAEPIRELGRATSAYAMLKAERASLEAIQILLFLLLAFVVLLAAVWVGLLLARRVTRPIGALAASARRVGAGDFDALVEVEGGDEIGALSRAFNAMTSELRRRRTELVAANAELEATNRQLDEQRQRFGSILERLDAGVVAFWEDGRLAFLNDTARRLLDCEGPVERLDDLLAPALLAPLREFLTRARSAGPREETLKIGRRVLEAHLAQAPAGSGGAGPSIVTLEDTTALVAAERAAAWEEAARRMAHEIKNPLTPIRLAAERMRRRAASSADSGDGLPRVVEEGASTIVQEVTALSAFVDTFQRFARLPAAVLAPTDLGAVAHQVAKLYDGVKRGIAVTAEAPEGLAPARADAGQLRRALINLVDNAVAATPEGGRVRVAVRVADGRAVVSVEDDGPGIAAADRERVFDAEYSTKGRGSGLGLAIVARIAAEHGGTVRVEENAPHGCRFLLEWPAA from the coding sequence ATGGACGGCGGCGAGCGCCCGCTGACGGAGTCCGTGCCGCCCGTCCCGCCGTACCGGTGGACGCGCGACAACCGGATTCTCCTCGGAATCGGCCTCGTGCTCGGCGCCGCGTTCGCGGGCGGGTACGCGCTCGTCCTCAGGACGCGCGACCTCACGGCCGCCGCCGCGACGAACCGCGTCCTGATCTTCGTCCTCTTCTACATCGTCGTCGTTCTCATCCTCGTGCTCCTGTTCGTCCTCGTGCGCAACGGCGTCAAGCTCGTCCTCGAGTCGCGGCGCGGCGTCTTCGGCTCCCGCTTTCGCGCGCGCGTCGTCGCGGCGTACGTCGGGCTCGCGCTGCTCCCGATCTCGCTCCTGATCCTCCCGACGACGGGCCTCCTGCAGAAGAGCGTCGAGCGCTGGTTCGCGCCGCCCGTGGAGAACACGATCCGCGCGGGCCGGCAGGTCGCCGACCTCGTGCGCGCCCGCTCCGCCGCCCTCGAGCGCCGGACGGCCGACCGGCTCCTGCCGCGGCTCGCGGCCGCGCCCGAGAAAGACCTCGTCGCGCTCCTGTCGTCCGCGCGTGAGGAGTCCGGCGTGGACTACCTCGAGTGGCGGCAGCCCGGCGCCCCGCCCGTCGCGGTGAGCTCTCCGCGCTGGCCGGTCCGCGACGTCGCCGACGCCGCAGCGGACTGGGTGGCCGACGCGAAGGCCCGCGGCGTCTCGCGCCGGATCGAGGCGACGCACGACGGCGGGCAGACCGGCCGGTCGCTCTTCGCCTCGCCGTCCGGAACGCTTCTCGTCGGCACGTTCGAGCCTCCCGCCGAGGCCGAGCCCATCCGGGAGCTCGGCCGCGCGACCTCCGCTTACGCGATGCTGAAGGCCGAGCGCGCCTCGCTCGAGGCGATCCAGATCCTCCTCTTTCTCCTCCTCGCATTCGTCGTCCTCCTCGCCGCGGTCTGGGTCGGGCTGCTCCTCGCGCGGCGCGTGACGCGTCCGATCGGAGCGCTCGCAGCCTCGGCGCGACGCGTCGGCGCGGGCGATTTCGACGCGCTCGTCGAGGTGGAGGGCGGAGACGAGATCGGTGCGCTGTCGCGCGCGTTCAACGCGATGACGTCCGAGCTGAGGCGGCGCCGGACCGAGCTCGTCGCCGCGAACGCGGAGCTCGAGGCCACGAACCGGCAGCTGGACGAGCAGCGCCAGAGATTCGGCTCGATCCTCGAGCGCCTGGACGCGGGCGTCGTCGCGTTCTGGGAGGACGGCCGTCTCGCCTTCCTGAACGACACGGCGCGCCGCCTCCTCGACTGCGAGGGCCCCGTCGAGCGTCTCGACGACCTCCTCGCGCCCGCTCTCCTCGCCCCGCTCCGCGAATTCCTGACCCGCGCGCGCAGTGCAGGGCCGCGCGAGGAGACGCTCAAGATCGGCCGGCGCGTCCTCGAGGCGCACCTCGCGCAGGCGCCTGCCGGGTCGGGCGGCGCCGGGCCCAGCATCGTCACGCTCGAAGACACGACGGCCCTCGTCGCCGCCGAGCGGGCGGCCGCGTGGGAAGAGGCCGCGCGCCGCATGGCCCACGAGATCAAGAACCCGCTCACGCCGATCCGCCTCGCCGCCGAGCGCATGCGCCGCCGCGCGGCATCCTCGGCCGACTCCGGCGACGGCCTCCCCCGCGTCGTCGAGGAAGGCGCCTCGACGATCGTCCAGGAGGTCACCGCGCTCTCGGCGTTCGTGGACACGTTCCAGCGCTTCGCGCGCCTGCCCGCGGCGGTCCTCGCGCCCACGGACCTCGGCGCCGTCGCCCACCAGGTCGCGAAGCTCTACGACGGCGTCAAGCGCGGGATTGCCGTGACGGCCGAGGCGCCGGAGGGTCTCGCGCCCGCGCGGGCCGACGCGGGCCAGCTCCGCCGCGCGCTCATCAACCTCGTCGACAACGCGGTCGCCGCGACGCCGGAGGGCGGACGAGTCCGGGTGGCCGTACGCGTCGCGGATGGCCGCGCCGTCGTCTCCGTCGAGGACGACGGCCCCGGAATCGCCGCCGCGGACCGCGAGCGCGTCTTCGACGCGGAGTACTCGACGAAGGGCAGGGGCTCGGGCCTCGGCCTCGCGATCGTCGCGCGGATCGCGGCCGAGCACGGCGGCACGGTGCGCGTGGAGGAGAATGCACCCCACGGATGCCGATTCCTCCTCGAATGGCCTGCGGCGTGA